The Candidatus Zixiibacteriota bacterium nucleotide sequence ATAACATAATCTCCTAATCGCATGTCAATATGCGATTATATATCGACTTTGTCAAGCCCGAAATTGAGGTATTTTTTCTTGCCGGAAGAGGGTGTTGGGCAAATGTCGGATTCCGGGCGTGTATCGTGCCCGGCGCGTGGAGGTCTCAACGGCCGACGGCGTCATAATCGTGCCCGGCTCCGCGCAGAAGCGCGGGGCCCTCATCTGTCGGCGGCTGCATAATCGTGCCCGGCAGATGCCCTCATCTGCCGACGGATGGCTCCACGCTCTTCGAGCTCTGTCGAGACCGCCCGAAACGGGCTGGTTTCGACCTACAATTCGGCGGCAGGCACGGAGGCCTGCCGATCGGTGTTCGAGGGTAGGGCGCTGAGGTTTCGTGTAGCGTGCACGACGTGGTGGCCGAGGACGACCGTCACGCACAGGGCGGTAGCGGATCCCATCCCACCCGCAAGCGGGTGGGCCACCGCCGGCGTCAGGTCACACCAACCCCACCATCTGGCGAAGGCGGCTTATCTCGGCGCGGGTGAGATGACGGTACTGCCCGGTCCGGAGCGATTTCAGTTGAATACCGGCGAATTCCACCCGGCGCAGGCGAATGACCGGATGGCCCACCGCTTTGCAAAGCTGTTTCACTTCTCGCTTGCGCCCCTCGGTCAGAAGCAGCCGCAGCCGCGTTTGATCGGCGCCGTATCCCAGGATGAGCACCTTGGCGTGTCCGATTGCGCCATCGTCAAGTTTGATCCCGCGCTTTATCCGGTCGGCGTCTTCTTTGTCGAATCTACCCTCCACCTGCGCTTCATAGATCTTCGGTACCTGATATCGGGGATGGGCCAGCCGGAAGGCCAGATCGCCGTCGTTAGTAAGCAACAGCACCCCTTCGGCGTCATAGTCGAGCCGTCCAACCGGATAGACTCGGTGAGGCAAGTTCCTGAGGTAGTCGACCACTGTCCGTCGCTTGAACGGATCGTGCAGCGTGGTCATGGTCATGTTGGGCTTGTTAAGTACTACATAGACTTTTTCAGTCACCGGCCTGGCCTCGACACCGTCGACTTTGACCAGGTCCGTATCGGTGTTTACCACTGTGCCCCGCTCGGTGAGAGGACAACCGTCAAGCGTGACCCGACCGGCCGTAATCAGGTCATCGGCTCCCCGGCGCGAGGTCACCCCGCACAGGGAAAGGTACTTGTTAATGCGAATTAGAGACATACCGGGTTATGGCACCCAGCTAACACCGGTTTTCGCCTTCAGGAGTCGCCCGCTCCGGCAGCGGCCGGTTGCTCGGACTCGGCGCGAGTTTCATCCGGATCGAGCGGCTCATCCGGCGATTCGGCCACTTCGCCTTGCCTTTGCAGTACGAGCCGGGCGACACCCTCGTTTTCAGGCGACGG carries:
- a CDS encoding pseudouridine synthase, translating into MSLIRINKYLSLCGVTSRRGADDLITAGRVTLDGCPLTERGTVVNTDTDLVKVDGVEARPVTEKVYVVLNKPNMTMTTLHDPFKRRTVVDYLRNLPHRVYPVGRLDYDAEGVLLLTNDGDLAFRLAHPRYQVPKIYEAQVEGRFDKEDADRIKRGIKLDDGAIGHAKVLILGYGADQTRLRLLLTEGRKREVKQLCKAVGHPVIRLRRVEFAGIQLKSLRTGQYRHLTRAEISRLRQMVGLV